In one window of Heterodontus francisci isolate sHetFra1 chromosome X, sHetFra1.hap1, whole genome shotgun sequence DNA:
- the si:ch211-210c8.6 gene encoding uncharacterized protein si:ch211-210c8.6, protein MGTILVKCAVTDFTIQWLLWAVASILQTEKFFDLAGSGTFCILTYLSYRWNGTSYLRQKIQSVLVTVWSLRLGLFLFLRVLKEGRDRRFNKVRNNPKQFFVYWTLQGVWIFITLLPTLILNTQEKDQPLCVLDYTGWIIWILGFATETVADQQKWNFKSDPENVGKFIQTGVWAYSRHPNYLGEMLQWTGLFISASTVMKGVDYVSMLSPVFLWYLLTHVSGIPTLEKQAMTRWGHDPAYLEYVKNTPTLWPFKF, encoded by the exons ATGGGCACTATCCTGGTGAAATGTGCGGTGACAGATTTCACCATTCAGTGGCTTCTCTGGGCTGTAGCGAGCATTCTGCAAACAGAGAAGTTTTTTGACTTGGCAG GATCAGGGACCTTCTGCATATTGACTTACCTGAGTTATAGGTGGAATGGCACCAGCTACCTCAGACAGAAAATACAGAGTGTATTGGTAACCGTGTGGTCCTTGAG actgggcctgtttctgttcttgaGAGTGCTAAAGGAAGGCCGCGATAGACGTTTCAATAAGGTTCGCAACAACCCAAAACAGTTCTTTGTTTACTGGACTCTGCAAG GTGTATGGATCTTCATAACACTTCTTCCGACACTAATTCTAAACACTCAGGAAAAGGACCAACCTTTGTGTGTCCTAGACTATACAGGGTGGATAATCTGGATTTTGGGCTTTGCTACAGAAACAGTTGCAGACCAGCAAAAGTGGAATTTCAAAAGTGATCCTGAAAATGTT GGCAAATTCATTCAAACTGGAGTCTGGGCTTACAGTCGTCACCCAAACTACCTGGGAGAAATGCTTCAGTGGACTGGCCTgttcatctctgcttctactgtaaTGAAGGGAGTGGATTATGTCAGTATGCTCTCACCTGTATTTCTGTGGTACTTACTTACCCACGTAAGTGGAATTCCAACACTGGAAAAGCAAGCAATGACAAGGTGGGGACATGATCCCGCTTACCTTGAATACGTCAAGAACACTCCAACCTTGTGGCCGTTTAAATTTTAA